From a single Fusobacterium ulcerans ATCC 49185 genomic region:
- a CDS encoding lysozyme, producing the protein MKMSEGGIKFLIQEEGERLKAYKCAAGVWTIGVGHTGADVKEGMVITKEKSRELLKADLSRFEKAVNTYIKVPLEQHQFDALISLAFNIGVGNFSKSTLVKKINANATIEEIEFQFKQWRLAGGKPILLPRRKREARLYKGGRYE; encoded by the coding sequence ATGAAAATGAGTGAAGGAGGAATTAAATTTTTAATCCAGGAAGAAGGAGAAAGATTAAAAGCATATAAGTGTGCAGCAGGAGTATGGACAATAGGGGTAGGACACACAGGAGCAGATGTAAAAGAAGGAATGGTAATAACAAAAGAAAAATCAAGAGAGCTTTTAAAAGCTGATTTAAGCCGTTTTGAAAAAGCAGTCAACACTTATATCAAAGTTCCACTTGAACAACACCAATTTGACGCTTTAATAAGTCTGGCTTTTAATATAGGAGTTGGAAACTTTTCTAAAAGTACTCTAGTAAAAAAGATAAATGCAAATGCTACTATTGAGGAAATAGAATTTCAATTTAAGCAGTGGAGGCTAGCAGGAGGAAAACCTATATTACTACCTAGAAGAAAGAGAGAGGCTAGACTATACAAAGGAGGAAGATATGAATAA
- a CDS encoding phage holin family protein — protein MINLIKTWGLYLGSGCLSLTIYLMGGYDILIKTLLVMMIIDFITGIMKGYKNKNINSNVSYRGIKKKVTVLLIVVGASQMDLILHDVGIRSLVLMFYVATEFLSILENAAILGIPIPTKLKVALEQYRNR, from the coding sequence ATGATAAATTTAATAAAAACATGGGGGTTATATCTAGGTAGTGGTTGTTTAAGTTTGACTATCTACTTAATGGGAGGTTATGACATATTGATAAAAACTCTTTTAGTAATGATGATTATAGATTTTATAACTGGAATTATGAAGGGGTATAAAAATAAAAATATAAACTCCAATGTATCATATAGAGGCATAAAGAAAAAGGTAACAGTATTACTTATTGTGGTAGGTGCTTCTCAAATGGATTTGATACTTCATGATGTAGGTATTAGGTCGTTGGTATTGATGTTCTATGTAGCAACTGAATTTTTATCAATTCTTGAGAATGCAGCAATATTAGGAATACCCATTCCTACAAAATTAAAAGTAGCATTAGAGCAATATAGAAATAGATGA
- a CDS encoding phage baseplate protein encodes MITSKNLKMQLPEPNDYVKVKEHITDNLLLVDDEIFKTASSTQFGRIKVGTNLKIDENGFLHGNPAVDISGKIDKYQMRYDIRDYDELTEDGFYILTGSVSSSPAANAPYGDSALVKVWTHSNYVYQSAVSYYSVGEQYTRCFQKGVKNIKWERIINTKNYSFMCPYSIGDIMFTTSSQNPAVKWIGTTWEKIEGRFLLGSSSSYVVGTTAGSTTSVLTVANLPSHTHSATQSAHAHTQPAHSHVVTSYEGGNRAGVSNYNAGYNAIGTQATGGAGGDNTGSAQPAITVGYTGSGTAFNNMPPYLVVNIWRRTS; translated from the coding sequence ATGATAACATCAAAAAATTTAAAAATGCAATTGCCAGAACCAAATGATTATGTAAAAGTTAAAGAGCATATAACAGATAACTTGCTCTTAGTAGATGATGAAATATTTAAAACTGCATCCAGTACACAGTTTGGAAGAATTAAAGTAGGAACAAATTTAAAAATAGATGAAAATGGATTTTTACATGGAAATCCTGCTGTAGACATAAGTGGAAAAATAGATAAGTATCAAATGAGATATGATATAAGAGACTATGATGAACTAACAGAAGATGGATTTTATATACTAACAGGAAGTGTAAGCAGCTCTCCAGCAGCAAATGCACCATATGGAGATTCGGCATTAGTGAAGGTGTGGACTCATTCAAATTATGTATATCAAAGTGCAGTATCTTATTATAGTGTTGGAGAACAATATACAAGATGTTTTCAAAAAGGAGTAAAAAATATTAAATGGGAAAGAATAATTAATACTAAAAATTATTCTTTTATGTGCCCTTATAGTATTGGGGATATTATGTTTACTACAAGTAGTCAAAATCCTGCAGTAAAATGGATAGGGACAACTTGGGAAAAAATAGAAGGAAGGTTTTTATTAGGATCTAGTAGTTCTTATGTTGTAGGGACTACTGCTGGAAGCACAACATCCGTTCTTACTGTAGCTAACCTTCCATCACATACACATAGTGCGACACAATCGGCTCATGCTCATACACAACCAGCTCATAGCCATGTTGTAACAAGTTATGAGGGAGGAAATAGAGCTGGAGTTTCTAACTATAATGCTGGATATAATGCAATAGGAACACAAGCAACTGGAGGAGCAGGAGGAGATAATACAGGAAGTGCTCAACCTGCAATAACAGTAGGATATACAGGTTCAGGAACAGCTTTTAATAATATGCCACCATATCTAGTAGTTAATATTTGGAGAAGAACAAGTTAA